The following coding sequences are from one Carassius auratus strain Wakin chromosome 47, ASM336829v1, whole genome shotgun sequence window:
- the LOC113064551 gene encoding vitellogenin-like: MRAVVLALTVALVALLSLSLSFFFFSPASQQINLVPDFPLYKTYVYKYEALQERIIQDIGLAYTERCAECTYRFKSLIETASYNYIMKPAATGVLITEETVEEVHYFSPIHEIHDAAMMEAKHTLAFVEIEMAPIVPIKADYLARGSLQYEFATEIL; the protein is encoded by the exons ATGAGAGCTGTTGTGCTTGCCCTGACTGTAGCCCTTGTGG cacttctctctctctctctctcttttttttttttttctccagcaaGTCAACAGATCAACCTTG TTCCTGATTTTCCCCTCTATAAGACCTATGTGTACAAGTATGAGGCTCTACAGGAGAGAATCATACAGGACATTGGCTTGGCATACACTGAGAGATGTGCTGAATGTACTTAT AGATTCAAGAGTCTGATTGAAACTGCGAGTTACAATTACATCATGAAACCAGCAGCCACCGGAGTACTAATCACTGAGGAAACAGTTGAAGAAGTGCATTATTTTTCACCCATCCATGAGATCCATGATGCAGCAATGATGGAAGCAAA acaCACCTTGGCTTTTGTTGAGATTGAGATGGCCCCCATTGTTCCAATCAAAGCTGATTACTTGGCCCGTGGATCCCTACAGTATGAGTTTGCAACTGAGATTCTTTAG